tggagaaggttAAAGCCTATAGGGAGAAGATAGAAAAGGAGCTCGAGACAGTCTGCAATGATGTTTTGGCTCTCCTAGATAAATACTTGATCAAGAACTGCAATGACTTCCAGTATGAGAGCAAGGTCTTTTACCTGAAAATGAAGGGGGATTACTACCGCTATCTGGCAGAAGTTGCTGCTGGAGAGAAGAAGAACAGTGTCGTGGAAGCCTCAGAAGCTGCCTATAAAGAGGCTTTTGAGATCAGCAAAGAGCACATGCAGCCCACTCACCCCATTAGGCTTGGGCTGGCACTCAATTTCTCCGTGTTCTACTACGAAATCCAGAATGCCCCTGAGCAGGCCTGCCTTTTAGCCAAACAAGCCTTTGATGATGCCATAGCAGAGCTGGACACACTAAATGAGGATTCCTACAAGGACTCCACTCTCATCATGCAGTTACTCCGAGATAACCTCACTCTGTGGACGAGCGATCAGCAGGATGAAGAAGCAGGAGAGGGCAATAATTAATGAGCTTTCCTCTGA
The sequence above is a segment of the Prinia subflava isolate CZ2003 ecotype Zambia chromosome 19, Cam_Psub_1.2, whole genome shotgun sequence genome. Coding sequences within it:
- the YWHAH gene encoding 14-3-3 protein eta, with the translated sequence MGDREQLLQRARLAEQAERYDDMASAMKSVTELNEPLSNEDRNLLSVAYKNVVGARRSSWRVISSIEQKTMADGNEKKLEKVKAYREKIEKELETVCNDVLALLDKYLIKNCNDFQYESKVFYLKMKGDYYRYLAEVAAGEKKNSVVEASEAAYKEAFEISKEHMQPTHPIRLGLALNFSVFYYEIQNAPEQACLLAKQAFDDAIAELDTLNEDSYKDSTLIMQLLRDNLTLWTSDQQDEEAGEGNN